A stretch of DNA from Oncorhynchus keta strain PuntledgeMale-10-30-2019 chromosome 17, Oket_V2, whole genome shotgun sequence:
TTTCGAGAACATTAACAACTAGGAAGACATTTCTGcctctcattgacttctcaaaccaCCGGCTTGGTCTGTTTCGCAAATGTTCCCATAAATCTTGCaatgttgcgcctctgggtttagaaactctgtggcaAGGCGTTGGTGAAGGGGAGGGAAATAGTAACCTAACCAATGACGTCAGAGGAGGCAAAACACACATACTCGTCATTTAAACCCAAGCGGGAAAGCAAAATGAACATTGGGCTTTCGTGAAATCTCCAGTGAAGGTCCACGTGCCGTTTGTATTTTATTGGTGAAAGTTAGGACAACATGGTGAGGACGAAGGCAGACAGTGTCCCCGGAACTTACAGAAAAGGTAATGTTCTGCAATCAAAACCTGATGAATATGTCATTAGCTTGCTGCTTGAGTGCTGAACTGGaatcgctaacgttagctacttaATTACCGTAGCCAACTGTAGTTTTGCGAACATAATTGCGACTCCTACATTTTCTATTTTTCATTAACTTGATCGATTTCATTGATTAGCTAACATGATTGACTGGGTTAGATGCCTGTCTCCCGCCATTTCAATAGAATCGTGAACACCGCTCACGGGTATGCCAACCCAGCCGGATGTTGCGTTATCTAGTTAGCTATGTTATCACATCTCATCATTTTTGCAGGATTGGATTGTTACCCGAAACTTTACTTGCACCAATAAGTTTCATTTTTGATCGTCACTGTACAACTAAAGATTTGATAAAGAATTGGCGCAACATGTCTTTTTATTAGCGTCTTTGGTTAGCTAACGTTAACAGACTTTTGTAATTCATTATCCTCAATCTGGCGGTGACTTCGCCGCCCAAATTAAGGAAGCCAGCCATGCATATATGGCGGTGTCGATTTCTTTGCCAGATCAGACTAAACTCTGCATTACAATATAGCTATTAATACTTTgcttgtaaaaatgacttgttaGTTAACGTATTTATACATTTTCAGCTGTGGCTGCAGCTGCACCCAGGAAGTCATTGGGTGCCTCGATTTCTGCTAATGCATTAAGCAGCTCTCAAGCAGGCACACCTGGTGAGTCATGATTTCATTCACCTTAAAAGTAACATTGACTAGCTAATAACCATATTTCAATGTAATCTTAGTTATGTGACAGACATTTTTGGTAGATGACAAACAACTTGCCTCCAGATAAGTTTCTTGCAGATGTCTAAATGTTGTTTTGCAGCTAAGAGTAAATTTGCTGGTGGTAATCCTGTGTGTCCTCGGCCCACCCCAACTTGGCAGAAGGGAATTGGAGATTTCTTTGGTGGGCCCAGCAGGAAGCCTGACAAAGAGAACCACCTCCCCCAGTCAGATGATGAAGAGGCCGGAGTTAGTGGAGTGTCCAAGTCATCCAGGATGTACGTTCATTCTATTTAAGCATCGTTTTAGGACTCGTCTAAAAGCGGCCCCAAAATGCCTACTGCTTTAGTGCTTGCAGAAGTTCCTCTTAAATCTGTTTCAAAAACATTGCCAATTTCAATGTTGCCAATACAAAGTATGCCTAATGATTGTTAAATGCAATGTTTCTTTTACACCTGTTCCTCTGAGGTATTTTGCCAAAGCCGAATCAATGGGTTAGAAGTACAGTCCTGCTGTTTCTGGAAATGTATTGAACCAAGTTTGAATGTACATCTAGCTGTTTGTATGCAAGTTATCCGGTGTTGAGCCAGGTTTCAAATTTTCAGGATGCATCTGTATGATTTTCAGTGTGCTGCAAAGCCTAGTTTGCAGGACACTGAAGTTAATATTTAATTATAGGCGAAACCACATGGATTTTATATTTGCTGGCCTATCTAATGTCAATCACTTGCCTTTCAGTTCCAGACCACTGCCTGCTGAGGGTGAATGAGCTTAGACAATGGTGCCCCACTTGAAAAGCCATTGCCTCTAATACTTGAATGGGTTGGGTATCTCTTTGTATATAATTATTGATTGATTCATGTTTTTGTACAGATGTTTAATAAACTTTTATTAATCTTGATTCCATAATGTTGTCACAACCTGGATGATATTTGATAGCCAGCTCTTGTTTGAGGCCCACATCAAGTGTGACCTTTGTTTTAATATATAATTCTACTGAACATTGACAGGTTACAACCTATGCTGTCACAACCTGCAGCTGAGCGACTTATCCACGCCTTTATCTCATCCTGTTTGGACTATTGTAACGCCTTGTTGGCGCATCTGCCAAAATCCCAGTTCACACCTACCAAGCTATCCACAACTCTGGACCCAAGTACCTGTCTTACCTTATCCTAACCCACACATGCCCTTTGCTCCTTCAGCTCCCTTCAACAGACTAAACTATGGGTGAAACGGCTTTCAGTTGAATGGCTCCTCTGCTGTGGAGCGCACTTCCAGGCCTGCAGAGACTATGGCCTCGTAAGGCACAGCTACAGGCTGCTGTTCAGAAAAGTATAAGGATATGTTAATTCTGTTCTGTTCATTGGCTCTGACACCTGAATATAACCTTGATGTCTGCATATTATGTTCTGTGTTGGATTGTTTAAATTTTCTTTGGTGCCTTGGGTGAGAAAAGCACTTTATATTAAATGATTCTATTCCCGCTTCCAAAATCTAGTCTCTTCTATTGGGTCTCAAACAAAATTGCAGTTGTGATATTTTGTCCGTCCAGGTTTCACTTATTAACTCAGTTATAGATTGGCGTGATGGTAAGTCTCACTCATCAGTGGATTCCCTGCATGCCCAGCAATTTattaatttaaaaatatatatttttgctaaTCTTGTAATAGCACTAGATCGTTAAGGCTGGCCAGGTTTTTGTGGAACTAACTCATTCACCAAAAGTGACATGGTGTGCTTGTAAATTAAATCTGTAGTGCGCTCGGCATTCGTAAATGCAGAGCGTACACGACGCTGGCCGAGGAGTAGAGTTGACACGAGCGTTCTGACCCCAGAACGGCCGTCAAGCACCcaagttagcttgctagctacttccagacacatgaAAACacctctgaccattttacttgcactagcagagctggttaggcagttttcatgttatccagagtgttggttaCTGTATATGCAGCTGGCAATTTAATTACACTTTTTTTTGGCCTAAATGTATGGACACGGGCCATATTCCATGTGTGTTGAGCATATGTAAATTCATAATTTACTCTGCTTTGGCACACAGACAAGTGTTCTGAAATAGGAGTAGCTCGCCAGAGTGAATGTATGAACGCACCCAAAAGCAAGTTGGCCTGCTGTTACCATGACAGCTGACGTGTTGATCTTCCATGTGATAAATGGAATCATCCATTTAGTAATTGCCCAGTAAGCTTGTAGAAATATCAGTAGAAAGTCTTGTTTCAACACCCGGAAGTGTATTTCTCCAAGGAGGTGTTGGACAAAGATGTCTCGAAAAGACAGTGGAGTGACTGCtcttaacaatggaaatacatgtcatCGAGGCGAGATcaagtgggaccattctagccatcTTGAGGGCAGGTACGCATGTGAACAGGCCATAGTCTAACAAAAACCAAAACGAAACAGGTGGGGTTTGGATAGGGGCGTCTACTGAAAGTTGACGAGCAACAACTGGGACCTAAAATAACCACCACGAGTGCCCACTAAATTTGCCCAAGAGGCAAAAAAAAAGCTCCCACTAAACTTAGACAGGAAGCAAACAAAGTGGAGTAAAACAAGGACAATCAGAGAAGGGATTGTTAGTCTAGAACTCAAATAAGGAGGCCAACAAAAGGTTAACCCTCTGTCTCTCAAGACAGCCTGTGGCATACTGCAcgagcatcgaatagtccccgcaatatgcaacttttcagggaagtcatgaaccaatatacacagtcagttaagaaagcaaagactagcttttttaaacagaaatgtgcatcctgcagcactaattccaaaaagttttgggacactggatattaagagcacctcctcccagctgcccactgcactgaggctaggaaaaactgtcaccaccgataaatccacgataatagAGAATTTCAATAATCATTTCTCTACggttggccatgctttccacctggctaccccaaccccggccaacagctctgcacccccacagcaactGGCCCAAGTCCTCCctccccgcttctccttcacccaaatccagagagctgatgttctgatagagctgcaaaatctggatccctacaaatcagctgggctagacaatctggatcctCTCTCCCTAAAATGATCctccgccattgttgcaacccctattactattctgttcaacctctctttcgtatcgtcagATTCCTAAAGATGGGAAAgcggccgcggtcatccccctcttcaaagggggagacactagaccaaaactgttacagacctacagtcgtggccaaaggttttgagaatgacacattcatttccacaaagtttgctgcttcagtatctttagatatttttgtcagatgttactatggaatactgaagtataatttcaagcatttcataagtgtcaaaggcttttatggACAATTACaagaagttgatgcaaagagtcaatatttgcagtggtgatccttctttttcaagacctttgtaatccgccctggcatgctgtcaattaacttctgggccacatcctgactgatggcagcacaTTCTTGCATAGTCAATggttggagtttgtcagaatttgtgggtttttgtttgtccacccgtctcttgaggattgaccacatgttctcaatgggattaaggtctgggg
This window harbors:
- the LOC118395766 gene encoding PCNA-associated factor-like isoform X1: MVRTKADSVPGTYRKAVAAAAPRKSLGASISANALSSSQAGTPAKSKFAGGNPVCPRPTPTWQKGIGDFFGGPSRKPDKENHLPQSDDEEAGVSGVSKSSRISLQQTKLWVKRLSVEWLLCCGAHFQACRDYGLVRHSYRLLFRKV
- the LOC118395766 gene encoding PCNA-associated factor-like isoform X2, producing the protein MVRTKADSVPGTYRKAVAAAAPRKSLGASISANALSSSQAGTPAKSKFAGGNPVCPRPTPTWQKGIGDFFGGPSRKPDKENHLPQSDDEEAGVSGVSKSSRISRPLPAEGE